The segment CTGCGCCCCGGCGACCTGCTGCCCAGCGAGGGCGAGCTGTGCGAGGCGCTCGGCGCCAGCCGCTCCAGTGTCCGCGAGGCCGTCAAGACGCTGGACGCGCTGGACATCGTGGAGGTCCGGCACGGCCACGGCACCTACGTGGGCCGCCTCAGCATGTCCGCCCTGGTCGAGGGGCTGACCTTCCGCGGACTGCTCAGCCCCGACGACGACTTCAAGGTGCTGGAGGAACTCGTCGACGTCCGCGAGGTGCTGGAACGCGGCATGGCCCAGCGCATCCTGGACACCCTGCACGCCGACCACATCACCGCCCTGGAGGAACTGGTCGACGAGATGGAGGCCGGACTGGCGGCCGGCCAGGACGTCATCGGCATCGACCGCCGCTTCCACGCCCTGCTGGTCGAACCGCTCAGGAACGAGATCATCAGCCAGTTCTCCTCCGCCTGCTGGGACGTCTACGGCATCGTCGCCCCCCACCTGCACGTCATCACCAAGCAGGACGAACTCGACACCGTCAACGCCCACCGCGCCGTGGTCGCCGCCGTCCGCGCCGCCGACCCGCTCGCCTTCGACCGCGCCGTCGAAGCCCACTACCGCCCGGCCCGCCGCCGCATCGCAGCCGCCCGCGAACGCAACGCCAAGGCCGCCGCGCAGAACGGCAGTTGACGTTCCTTTGGGGGCAGGGTGGCAGGACGACCCGGTCCGCCAGGAGATCGTCCGGGCCTTCCTCGACGCCGACCCGCTGGAACAGGCGGGCGGCCCGCTCGACGTCCGCGCCGTGCTCGCGGCGCTCCCCGCGGCGAGCAAGGACGCCTTCGCGTACGACGACCTCCCCTGGGAGCGCT is part of the Kitasatospora cineracea genome and harbors:
- a CDS encoding FadR/GntR family transcriptional regulator encodes the protein MAETIRTKGTASPRPLRRHEVAERIKRYIIDNRLRPGDLLPSEGELCEALGASRSSVREAVKTLDALDIVEVRHGHGTYVGRLSMSALVEGLTFRGLLSPDDDFKVLEELVDVREVLERGMAQRILDTLHADHITALEELVDEMEAGLAAGQDVIGIDRRFHALLVEPLRNEIISQFSSACWDVYGIVAPHLHVITKQDELDTVNAHRAVVAAVRAADPLAFDRAVEAHYRPARRRIAAARERNAKAAAQNGS